A window from Mytilus galloprovincialis chromosome 8, xbMytGall1.hap1.1, whole genome shotgun sequence encodes these proteins:
- the LOC143085046 gene encoding 5-hydroxytryptamine receptor 1D-like: protein MAACNISSTDVNFLHTNISNLQTVIRWMKFCQIVYKDHCDLDLLEPTLTNIPTLKTEATYSDCFNTKQLASYCICLLLSAAILVANSLIIAAFITSRKLLTSSNLPILSLACSDLLTGLAFIYPTSWGLIILVTGYDFDIFKVLEYVTKRQNYYLCLLLDGPGLLFACMMSSVLSLGIIAGERYIAVFHSYRYPYWITTKRMVLAIVILWIISLIVAILPLFGWNNWTGSCQLLNMMHSGYLIFWTIICFICGFLILFVYIRIFCLARKHRRQIEAAQVTNTSLSSLHTSTTSSYERRKSRKSATKTDTSSSMLEGRQSETNENQTVTVIKTISGNNAALHRSDTEESDKTEVFKSEIGDKPDTTDSKYTTKERQQQPRYLKKSQSKSIFNNINMKAIRTTSMILGAFYICWSPFLIYMLVYHSNTDTSYNITAYYLAIVTQLNSLFNPILYGFRHLEIKQAIRKMFKCKRCCQNQTNF from the coding sequence ATGGCTGCTTGTAACATCAGTTCAACAGATGTGAATTTTCTTCATACAAACATCTCTAATCTTCAGACTGTAATTCGATGgatgaaattttgtcaaattgtaTACAAGGATCACTGTGACCTAGATTTACTAGAACCAACTCTAACAAATATTCCCACACTAAAGACAGAAGCCACATATTCTGACTGTTTCAATACCAAACAACTAGCATCTTACTGTATTTGTTTATTACTCAGTGCTGCTATCTTGGTGGCTAATTCTTTGATAATAGCAGCTTTCATAACAAGCAGAAAACTTCTGACCAGCTCAAATTTGCCGATTTTGAGTCTGGCATGTTCTGATCTTCTTACAGGATTAGCATTTATCTATCCCACATCATGGGGTTTGATTATACTTGTGACTGgttatgattttgatatttttaaagtaTTGGAGTATGTGACAAAGAGACAGAACTATTATCTATGTTTGTTGTTGGACGGTCCTGGGCTCCTGTTTGCATGCATGATGTCCTCAGTTTTAAGTCTGGGTATTATTGCGGGAGAGAGATACATTGCTGTGTTTCATTCTTACAGATATCCTTATTGGATAACAACAAAAAGAATGGTACTGGCAATAGTTATACTGTGGATTATTTCATTAATTGTTGCCATTTTACCATTGTTTGGATGGAATAATTGGACTGGAAGTTGTCAACTACTAAACATGATGCATTCTGGGTATTTAATCTTTTGGAcaataatatgttttatttgtggATTTCtaattttgtttgtatatattcGTATTTTCTGTCTGGCCAGAAAACATCGCCGCCAAATTGAGGCTGCACAAGTTACGAATACAAGCTTGAGCAGTCTACATACATCAACAACCTCATCTTACGAGAGACGAAAATCACGGAAGTCTGCAACAAAAACCGATACCTCTTCATCCATGCTTGAAGGGAGACAATCGGAAACAAATGAGAACCAGACGGTTACAGTCATAAAAACAATTTCTGGGAATAATGCAGCTCTACATAGATCTGATACTGAAGAAAGTGACAAAACTGAAGTATTTAAGTCAGAAATTGGTGACAAACCCGACACTACGGATAGTAAATATACAACAAAAGAGAGACAACAACAACCACGATATCTTAAGAAGTCCCAAAGTAAAAGCATATTcaacaatataaatatgaaagCTATACGGACAACTTCTATGATTCTGGGAGCCTTTTATATTTGCTGGAGTCCATTTTTAATCTACATGTTGGTGTATCATAGCAACACAGACACAAGTTATAACATCACTGCATACTATCTAGCCATTGTTACACAACTCAACTCATTATTTAATCCAATACTTTATGGATTTAGACATTTGGAAATCAAACAGGCAAtcagaaaaatgtttaaatgtaaaagatgttgtcaaaatcaaacaaactttTAG